One window from the genome of Streptomyces sp. NBC_01476 encodes:
- a CDS encoding S41 family peptidase, whose protein sequence is MGGVSDAAYLRFPHLYGDLLCFAAEDDIWVAPLGPPGGSPGRAWRVTADRTRVGIPRFSPDGTTIAFTTWRSLDPEVYLVPVDGGTPRRLTYWGSSDTRVCSWTPDGQVLAVSSHGQPFAYHSWAHSVPIETECGPGGPLPWGPVSDIAVHDCDDGERRTLLLTGTPPHEPHAWKRYRGGATGRLWLHGERLVPDLPGHLSSPMFVAGRIAFLSDHEGIGNLYSCRHDGTDLRRHTDHADFYARSAATDGERVVYQCAGALWVVEDLAAPDVRPRRLELRLGGPRSGRRAYQVPAAANLDGLAMDRTGRASAVCVRGSLYWLTHRDGPARTLSDVPGARVRLPEMLGDTGLVAYITDAEGEDGIELAHLPGRASRALTRELEETDDVPPRSGSADGQASGATAPSGVPVGAGARTGSTRWGSDGRPEVRRSDDGEPVEPGDAPPHRPPLDLPGSRRPAPAAGSPAADVTFAGDGLYVADDSCVRLASGKLGRVLELVSSPDGDTLAVASHDGRLLLVTTGEGESSQEGSSYGMPESGVDETGDIDTADRTIRSSAEGAPGSVVELIRSTNGPVRDLAFSPDSAWITWSHPGVGRSLRSIKIARLADRTIIDVTNGRFEDEQPVFTRDGRYLAFLSWRGFDPVYDVHTGDLSFPLGCRPYLVPLNSATPSPFALRVEGSPVGGGLDPVEGIGDGPVVVEAEGLPSRVTPFPVPASKYSSLEPVQGGLVWLRWPISGALGETFVNPTDPSSRPTLEFFSLGKAKRTELVHHMDWYAVSGDGFRLAVYDEGELAVLPATERGDDDSTVYVDMRRILHEVEPTAEWRQAYAEAGRLTRDYFWAPDMCGVDWPAILDQYRPLVEHVSTPDEFADLLREVLGELGTSHAYVQPARRNEGPPHYQRPIGLLGADFQHNKDGSWTVARILPGESSDSKARSPLAGTGIREGAVLTHVDGRPVNPHAGPYPLLAGAGGTTVELTFTPPGGRGAPRRVAVVPLVDERPLRYQHWVARRRTVVRNLSGGRCGYLHIPDLGGSGWAQFNRDLRKEVAFDALIVDVRGNAGGNISELVIEKLTRKVLGWDLTRNAQPVSYASSAPRGPVVAIADEATSSDGDMITAAFKLLGLGPVVGLRTWGGVVGMTGRHRLGDNTVITVPMNAAWFDAYGWSVENHGVAPDIESLRSPLDWAEGRHGQLDVAVRTALDLLAEHPAAVPPDLSTRPNRARPPLPPR, encoded by the coding sequence ATGGGAGGGGTGAGCGATGCCGCATACCTCCGGTTCCCGCACCTGTACGGCGATCTGCTCTGCTTCGCCGCCGAGGACGACATCTGGGTGGCTCCGCTGGGGCCGCCCGGCGGGTCGCCGGGGCGCGCCTGGCGGGTGACGGCCGACCGTACGAGGGTCGGCATACCGCGCTTCTCCCCCGACGGCACGACCATCGCCTTCACCACCTGGCGCAGCCTCGACCCCGAGGTGTACCTCGTGCCGGTGGACGGCGGCACCCCTCGCCGCCTCACCTACTGGGGCAGCTCCGACACCCGCGTGTGCTCATGGACCCCGGACGGCCAGGTGCTGGCCGTGTCGTCGCACGGTCAGCCGTTCGCGTACCACAGCTGGGCGCACAGCGTCCCGATCGAGACCGAGTGCGGCCCCGGCGGGCCCCTGCCCTGGGGTCCGGTCTCCGACATCGCCGTGCACGACTGCGACGACGGCGAACGCCGCACCCTGCTGCTCACCGGCACCCCGCCGCACGAGCCGCACGCCTGGAAGCGCTACCGCGGCGGCGCCACCGGCCGCCTGTGGCTGCACGGCGAACGGCTCGTCCCCGACCTGCCCGGCCACCTCTCCTCCCCGATGTTCGTGGCCGGCCGGATCGCCTTCCTCTCCGACCACGAGGGCATCGGCAACCTCTACTCCTGCCGCCACGACGGCACCGACCTGCGCCGCCACACCGACCACGCCGACTTCTACGCCCGCAGCGCCGCCACCGACGGGGAGCGCGTGGTCTACCAGTGCGCGGGAGCGCTGTGGGTGGTCGAGGACCTGGCTGCGCCCGACGTCCGGCCGCGCCGGCTGGAACTGCGGCTCGGCGGCCCGCGCAGCGGCCGCCGCGCGTACCAAGTGCCGGCCGCGGCGAATCTCGACGGCCTCGCCATGGACCGCACAGGACGGGCCAGCGCGGTCTGCGTACGCGGCAGCCTCTACTGGCTCACCCACCGCGACGGCCCGGCCCGTACCCTCTCCGACGTGCCCGGCGCCCGGGTACGGCTGCCCGAGATGCTGGGCGACACCGGCCTGGTCGCGTACATCACGGACGCGGAGGGCGAGGACGGCATCGAACTCGCCCACCTGCCGGGCCGCGCCTCGCGCGCTCTCACCCGCGAGCTGGAGGAGACCGACGACGTACCGCCCCGCTCGGGGTCGGCCGACGGCCAGGCGTCCGGTGCCACCGCTCCGTCCGGCGTCCCGGTGGGGGCGGGCGCGAGGACAGGGTCGACCCGGTGGGGATCCGACGGCCGGCCCGAGGTGCGCCGCAGCGACGACGGCGAACCGGTGGAGCCGGGCGACGCCCCGCCGCACCGGCCGCCGCTCGATCTTCCCGGCAGCCGTCGCCCGGCGCCGGCCGCCGGATCACCGGCGGCGGATGTCACCTTCGCGGGTGACGGCCTCTACGTCGCTGACGACTCCTGCGTCCGCCTCGCCTCCGGCAAACTCGGCCGCGTCCTGGAACTGGTCTCCTCACCCGACGGCGACACCCTGGCGGTGGCTTCCCACGACGGGCGGCTGCTCCTGGTCACCACCGGCGAAGGCGAATCATCGCAAGAGGGATCGTCGTACGGTATGCCGGAAAGTGGCGTCGATGAGACGGGTGACATCGACACCGCCGATCGCACCATCCGATCGTCGGCCGAAGGCGCCCCCGGCAGCGTCGTCGAGCTCATCCGCTCCACCAACGGCCCCGTCCGCGACCTCGCCTTCTCTCCCGACTCCGCGTGGATCACGTGGTCGCACCCGGGCGTCGGCCGTTCGCTGCGTTCCATCAAGATCGCCCGACTGGCCGACCGTACGATCATCGACGTCACCAATGGCCGTTTTGAAGATGAGCAGCCTGTCTTCACCCGGGACGGCCGCTACCTCGCCTTCCTCTCCTGGCGCGGCTTCGACCCGGTGTACGACGTTCATACCGGCGACCTGTCGTTCCCTCTCGGCTGCCGCCCTTACCTCGTGCCGCTCAACTCGGCGACGCCCTCCCCGTTCGCGCTCCGTGTCGAGGGCAGCCCGGTCGGCGGCGGCCTCGACCCTGTCGAGGGCATCGGCGACGGCCCAGTGGTGGTCGAGGCCGAGGGTCTGCCGAGCAGGGTCACGCCCTTTCCCGTTCCCGCGTCGAAATACAGCTCGCTCGAACCCGTCCAGGGCGGTCTGGTCTGGCTGCGCTGGCCGATCTCCGGCGCCCTCGGCGAGACCTTCGTCAACCCGACCGACCCCTCCTCCCGCCCGACCCTGGAGTTCTTCAGCCTGGGCAAAGCCAAGCGGACCGAACTCGTTCATCACATGGACTGGTATGCGGTCAGCGGTGACGGCTTTCGCCTGGCCGTCTACGACGAGGGTGAACTCGCCGTGCTGCCGGCCACCGAACGCGGCGACGACGACTCCACCGTCTATGTCGACATGCGCCGCATCCTGCACGAGGTCGAACCCACCGCGGAGTGGCGCCAGGCGTACGCCGAGGCCGGCCGGCTGACCCGCGACTACTTCTGGGCGCCCGACATGTGCGGCGTGGACTGGCCGGCGATCCTCGACCAGTACCGGCCGCTGGTCGAACACGTCTCCACCCCCGATGAGTTCGCCGACCTGCTGCGCGAGGTCCTCGGTGAACTCGGCACCTCCCACGCCTACGTCCAGCCCGCCCGCCGCAACGAAGGCCCGCCCCACTACCAGCGCCCCATCGGCCTGCTCGGCGCCGACTTCCAGCACAACAAGGACGGCTCGTGGACGGTCGCCCGGATCCTGCCGGGTGAGTCCTCGGACTCCAAGGCCCGGTCCCCGCTGGCCGGCACCGGCATCCGCGAGGGCGCGGTCCTCACCCATGTCGACGGGCGTCCGGTCAACCCGCACGCGGGCCCGTACCCGCTGCTGGCCGGCGCCGGGGGCACCACCGTCGAGCTGACGTTCACTCCTCCGGGTGGCCGCGGCGCACCCCGCCGGGTCGCGGTGGTGCCACTGGTCGACGAACGCCCGCTGCGCTACCAGCACTGGGTCGCCCGCCGCCGCACCGTCGTCCGCAACCTCAGCGGCGGCCGCTGCGGCTACCTCCACATCCCTGACCTCGGCGGCTCCGGCTGGGCCCAGTTCAACCGCGACCTGCGCAAGGAGGTCGCCTTCGACGCACTGATCGTCGACGTCCGCGGCAACGCGGGCGGCAACATCAGTGAACTGGTCATCGAGAAACTCACCCGCAAGGTGCTCGGCTGGGACCTCACCCGCAACGCCCAGCCCGTCTCCTATGCCAGCAGCGCTCCCCGCGGCCCGGTGGTCGCCATCGCCGACGAAGCCACCAGCTCCGACGGCGACATGATCACCGCCGCGTTCAAACTCCTCGGTCTCGGGCCGGTGGTCGGCCTGCGTACGTGGGGCGGCGTCGTCGGGATGACCGGCCGTCACCGGTTGGGCGACAATACGGTCATCACCGTGCCGATGAACGCGGCCTGGTTCGACGCCTACGGCTGGTCGGTCGAGAACCACGGCGTCGCCCCCGACATCGAAAGCCTTCGCAGCCCGCTGGACTGGGCCGAGGGCCGTCACGGCCAGCTGGACGTCGCCGTCCGCACCGCTCTCGACCTGCTCGCCGAACACCCCGCGGCGGTCCCCCCGGACCTCTCCACCCGCCCCAACCGCGCCCGCCCACCGCTTCCGCCGCGCTGA
- a CDS encoding DUF3103 family protein: MQLTATRRAAIALALCAVSTLAVQGMALPAAHASTPAPGKAGTVAGIETAAARALAASLADPAWRAQVRTAALGSDQVDLGVLAARTAAPAGLNSAVAGADRRIATAKGLDPAAGSLLRLRLGTDSMRKTLTRDAAPLVAVAADDDSSATVTAYDSSGRTHTLSARTAPRQAVYVVDIDVTKAVSAGLAQVDKAFTKAGLAAPATVTPNTDGFWTTRVDSVYLNDDEEPWILGDAEIFSIVSGFGLDGKVRVDTVDMPYLDNDHTTYYPNQILVNWSSYKYNLADVVMMEDDGDTNYATLAKALADALLTITDQGAYIPLVDAILAAIPSSWYTNDADYVDSWYTLAESSTGRLNGARGNGWMSVSPYYVQGL, from the coding sequence GTGCAGCTCACCGCCACCCGGCGCGCCGCCATCGCCCTTGCCCTCTGTGCCGTGTCCACCCTCGCCGTCCAAGGCATGGCCCTGCCCGCCGCCCATGCCTCAACCCCCGCACCGGGCAAGGCCGGCACCGTCGCAGGCATCGAGACCGCCGCCGCGCGCGCCCTGGCCGCCTCACTCGCCGACCCGGCCTGGCGCGCCCAGGTGCGTACCGCGGCGCTCGGCTCGGACCAGGTGGACCTCGGCGTACTCGCCGCCCGTACCGCCGCGCCCGCCGGACTCAACTCCGCGGTCGCCGGCGCCGACCGCCGTATCGCCACCGCCAAGGGCCTCGACCCGGCCGCCGGTTCGCTGCTGCGGCTGCGGCTGGGCACCGACTCGATGCGGAAGACGCTCACCCGGGACGCCGCGCCGCTGGTGGCGGTCGCCGCCGACGACGACTCCTCGGCGACCGTCACCGCGTACGACAGTTCCGGCCGCACCCACACCCTCAGTGCGCGCACCGCGCCGCGGCAGGCGGTCTACGTGGTGGACATCGACGTGACGAAGGCCGTGTCCGCCGGTCTCGCGCAGGTCGACAAGGCGTTCACCAAAGCCGGTCTGGCCGCACCCGCCACCGTCACGCCGAACACCGACGGCTTCTGGACCACCCGCGTCGACTCGGTGTACCTCAATGACGACGAGGAGCCGTGGATCCTCGGCGACGCCGAGATCTTCTCGATCGTCAGCGGCTTCGGGCTCGACGGCAAGGTGCGCGTGGACACCGTCGACATGCCGTACCTGGACAACGACCACACCACCTATTACCCGAACCAGATCCTCGTCAACTGGTCCTCGTACAAGTACAACCTGGCCGACGTCGTGATGATGGAGGACGACGGCGACACCAACTACGCCACCTTGGCCAAGGCGCTCGCCGACGCCCTGCTCACCATCACCGACCAGGGCGCCTACATCCCGCTGGTGGACGCGATCCTCGCCGCCATCCCGTCCTCCTGGTACACCAACGACGCCGACTACGTGGACTCCTGGTACACCCTCGCGGAGTCCTCGACCGGACGCCTCAACGGTGCGCGCGGGAACGGCTGGATGTCGGTGTCCCCGTACTACGTCCAGGGGCTGTGA
- a CDS encoding SDR family oxidoreductase: MSGSSLSGQVVVVTGAARGVGALLARKLAARGARLALVGLEPDELKNVTASLGPDAACWTADVTDREALARVAAEVVERFGRIDAVVANAGVATGGPFLDSDPDAFDRVIQVNLLGSIATARAFLPALITSHGYLLQIASLAAITPAPLMAAYCASKSGVEAFAHSLRAEVGHLGVTVGVGYLSWTDTDMVRGADQDEALREMRAKLPWPANRTYPLEPAVERIAAGIIRRSPHVYGQWWLRGMQPVRGLLPSLTGGAMGRREMRRAQPALARSAGVRRGLVGSGGAADEAARSSVHHTP; encoded by the coding sequence ATGAGCGGATCATCGTTGAGCGGTCAGGTCGTGGTGGTCACCGGCGCGGCTCGTGGGGTGGGTGCGTTGCTGGCCCGCAAACTCGCCGCACGGGGCGCCCGGTTGGCGTTGGTGGGTCTGGAACCCGATGAACTGAAGAACGTCACCGCGTCGCTCGGCCCGGACGCCGCCTGCTGGACAGCGGATGTCACCGACCGAGAGGCGTTGGCGCGGGTTGCCGCGGAGGTTGTCGAACGGTTCGGCCGGATCGATGCGGTGGTCGCCAACGCCGGTGTCGCCACCGGCGGCCCCTTTCTCGACTCCGACCCGGACGCCTTCGACCGGGTGATCCAGGTCAACCTGCTGGGCAGCATCGCCACCGCCCGCGCCTTCCTGCCCGCACTGATCACCTCACATGGCTATCTTCTGCAGATCGCATCACTCGCGGCGATCACCCCCGCGCCGCTGATGGCGGCCTACTGCGCGAGCAAGTCGGGAGTCGAGGCGTTCGCGCACAGTCTGCGGGCGGAAGTCGGCCACCTGGGCGTCACGGTGGGCGTCGGATACCTCAGTTGGACCGACACCGACATGGTGCGCGGCGCGGACCAGGACGAGGCGTTGCGAGAGATGCGCGCGAAGCTGCCGTGGCCGGCCAACCGCACCTATCCGCTGGAGCCGGCCGTCGAGCGGATCGCCGCCGGGATCATCAGACGATCACCTCATGTTTACGGACAGTGGTGGCTGCGCGGGATGCAGCCGGTGCGGGGCTTGCTGCCGTCGTTGACCGGCGGGGCGATGGGCCGGCGCGAAATGCGGCGCGCGCAGCCCGCGCTGGCGCGCAGTGCGGGTGTGCGGCGCGGTCTGGTCGGCAGCGGCGGGGCGGCGGATGAGGCGGCACGATCGTCCGTTCATCACACTCCGTAA
- a CDS encoding alpha/beta fold hydrolase, whose product MTLRYEAVPARRELTVVSADGTRIHVEEYGRADGPTVVLSHGWTCSTLFWAPVVRLLADDHRIVAYDQRGHGRSAAPATRRGYGTGVLADDLQAVLEAVVPEGERVVLAGHSMGGMTIMAASGRAAVRDRTAAVLLASTGSGGLLGATEVLPPRFRSRRLRSLFHRQLLVSRMPLGRVTRLSRAALKYGILGAGSTPELVDFTARIVHACRAGQRAAWGRVLAVLDLDVELAAIEAPTAILVGTADKLTPQVHARGMAAALPQLTGLTELPGLGHMTPIEDPPAVARAVRDLVAVHLTAGSSADATETDVPAAVAEEKSV is encoded by the coding sequence ATGACTCTGCGTTACGAGGCGGTGCCGGCCCGGCGTGAACTGACCGTGGTGTCGGCCGACGGAACGCGCATCCATGTCGAGGAGTACGGGCGGGCCGATGGTCCGACTGTCGTGCTGTCGCACGGGTGGACGTGTTCAACGCTCTTCTGGGCGCCGGTCGTCAGGCTGCTGGCCGACGATCATCGGATTGTCGCCTACGACCAGCGTGGGCACGGTCGCAGCGCCGCGCCGGCCACCCGCAGGGGGTATGGCACTGGTGTCCTGGCCGATGATCTTCAAGCCGTACTGGAAGCCGTGGTCCCCGAGGGTGAGCGCGTCGTGCTGGCCGGCCACTCCATGGGCGGTATGACGATCATGGCGGCGTCCGGGCGGGCGGCGGTACGTGACCGGACGGCCGCGGTGCTGCTCGCCAGCACCGGCAGCGGCGGCCTGCTGGGGGCAACGGAGGTACTGCCGCCACGATTCAGGTCACGCCGGCTGCGCAGTCTCTTCCACCGGCAGTTGCTGGTGTCGCGCATGCCACTCGGACGGGTGACGCGGTTGTCGAGGGCGGCGCTGAAGTACGGGATCCTGGGCGCGGGTTCGACGCCCGAGCTGGTGGACTTCACCGCGCGCATCGTGCACGCGTGCCGGGCGGGGCAGCGGGCGGCGTGGGGACGGGTGCTCGCCGTACTGGATCTGGACGTCGAGTTGGCGGCCATCGAGGCACCGACCGCGATCCTGGTCGGGACCGCCGACAAGCTCACCCCTCAGGTGCATGCCCGCGGGATGGCCGCGGCTCTGCCGCAGCTGACCGGCCTGACCGAGTTGCCCGGACTCGGTCACATGACTCCGATCGAGGACCCGCCGGCCGTCGCGCGGGCCGTACGGGACCTGGTGGCCGTTCATCTGACCGCCGGATCGTCGGCTGATGCGACCGAGACCGATGTGCCCGCGGCGGTAGCGGAGGAGAAGAGCGTATGA
- a CDS encoding flavin-containing monooxygenase, giving the protein MDGDIEHVRVAVIGSGFGGLGAGVRLRREGITDFVILERADAVGGTWRDNDYPGCACDVPSHLYSFSFAPNPEWPRAFSGQEYIRDYLERVTDTFGLRPHLRFGAEVRQARWDSGAQRWRLETAAGELTADVLVSATGPLSDPKVPDVPGIEDFPGRVFHSSRWDHDFDLRGKRVAMVGTGASAIQIVPAIQPEVEQLTVIQRTPPWVMPRADRPIGAAERWLHATVPGSAKARRGLLWLIREFQVGAFVKRPQLMKVAEGIARGHLRRAIKDPVLRARLTPDYTIGCKRILLSNTYYPALAQPNTEVVTSALTEVRGSSVVTADGTEREVDAIIFGTGFHVTDMPIGDRVIGADGRSLSEHWKNGMAALRGCTVDGFPNLLFIIGPNTGLGNSSMILMIESSLNYVADYLRTLARTGAGALHAKPAAVNAWNAELQRRIVRTVWNTGGCKSWYLDANGRNTTAWPGTTAEFRRATRRLKLSEYEVLAPVAVADRVVKVAS; this is encoded by the coding sequence GTGGACGGCGACATCGAACACGTACGGGTGGCGGTGATCGGGTCCGGCTTCGGCGGTCTTGGGGCCGGGGTCCGGCTCCGCCGGGAAGGGATCACCGACTTCGTGATCCTGGAGCGCGCCGACGCGGTGGGCGGCACCTGGCGCGACAACGACTACCCCGGCTGTGCCTGCGACGTGCCCTCGCACCTCTACTCGTTCTCCTTCGCACCCAACCCCGAGTGGCCCCGTGCCTTCTCCGGGCAGGAGTACATCCGCGACTACCTCGAAAGGGTGACCGACACCTTCGGGCTGCGGCCGCACCTGCGCTTCGGCGCGGAGGTACGGCAGGCACGGTGGGACTCCGGCGCGCAGCGCTGGCGCCTGGAGACGGCGGCCGGCGAACTGACCGCGGACGTGCTGGTGTCGGCGACCGGGCCCCTCTCCGATCCGAAGGTTCCGGATGTACCGGGGATCGAGGACTTTCCCGGCCGGGTCTTCCACTCCTCGCGCTGGGACCACGACTTCGATCTGCGGGGCAAGCGGGTCGCGATGGTCGGTACGGGTGCTTCGGCGATCCAGATCGTGCCGGCGATCCAGCCGGAGGTGGAGCAACTGACGGTCATCCAGCGCACCCCGCCCTGGGTGATGCCGCGCGCCGACCGGCCGATCGGGGCGGCCGAGCGGTGGCTGCACGCGACGGTGCCGGGGTCGGCGAAGGCGCGGCGCGGGCTTCTGTGGCTGATCAGGGAGTTCCAGGTGGGCGCTTTTGTGAAGCGGCCGCAGTTGATGAAGGTGGCCGAGGGGATCGCCCGCGGCCATCTGCGGCGCGCCATCAAGGACCCGGTGCTGCGGGCGCGGCTGACCCCCGACTACACCATCGGCTGCAAGCGCATCCTGCTGTCCAACACCTACTATCCGGCGCTCGCCCAGCCGAACACCGAGGTGGTCACCTCCGCGCTGACCGAGGTGCGCGGGTCGTCGGTGGTGACGGCGGACGGCACGGAGCGGGAAGTCGATGCGATCATCTTCGGAACGGGCTTCCATGTCACTGATATGCCGATCGGTGACCGGGTCATCGGTGCGGACGGCCGTTCGCTCAGCGAGCACTGGAAGAACGGCATGGCGGCGCTGCGCGGTTGTACGGTCGACGGATTTCCCAATCTTCTGTTCATCATCGGACCGAACACCGGTCTCGGGAACAGCTCGATGATTCTGATGATCGAATCGTCGCTCAATTACGTCGCCGACTACCTGCGGACGCTGGCGCGTACGGGCGCCGGCGCCCTGCACGCCAAGCCGGCGGCGGTGAACGCGTGGAACGCCGAACTGCAGCGCCGGATCGTGCGCACCGTGTGGAACACCGGTGGGTGCAAGAGCTGGTACCTCGACGCCAATGGGCGCAATACGACGGCGTGGCCGGGTACCACCGCGGAGTTCCGGCGGGCGACGAGGCGGCTGAAACTGTCGGAGTACGAGGTGCTGGCGCCGGTCGCGGTGGCCGACCGTGTGGTGAAGGTGGCGTCATGA
- a CDS encoding MerR family transcriptional regulator yields the protein MDHNGTDEHHPAQGPADGATPREYRVEELAEAAGLPVRTLRFYRERRLLPPPRREGRIAWYSEAHLARLRTIAALLDRGHTLGGIAELIAAWENGRTLDGVAELLGLEGALATPWSDETPVRLTPQELAAYFSEDEGSTDALDQPVRPAGDISPENLTTALKLGYIAVDGENVVHVSRRLLDASAALVREGVPLSAVLAAGQDVRAHVDALAELFTQVIKVHVLGPLDALPPGEAHRISGSLQRLRPLAKNIVDAEMSLAMDRRVRAEIDAWMRSRAEPAPPDGQ from the coding sequence GTGGACCACAACGGCACCGACGAGCACCACCCCGCCCAGGGACCCGCCGACGGGGCCACTCCCCGTGAGTACCGCGTGGAAGAACTCGCCGAAGCCGCCGGCCTCCCCGTCCGCACCCTCCGCTTCTACCGCGAACGCCGCCTCCTGCCGCCCCCGCGCCGCGAAGGCCGCATCGCCTGGTACTCCGAAGCCCACCTCGCCCGGCTGCGCACTATCGCCGCCCTGCTGGACCGCGGCCACACCCTCGGCGGCATCGCCGAACTCATCGCCGCCTGGGAGAACGGCCGCACCCTCGACGGCGTCGCCGAGCTCCTCGGCCTGGAAGGCGCCCTCGCCACCCCCTGGTCCGACGAGACCCCGGTAAGGCTCACCCCACAGGAGCTCGCCGCTTACTTCAGCGAGGACGAGGGCAGCACCGACGCACTGGATCAGCCCGTCCGGCCGGCCGGCGACATCAGCCCGGAGAACCTCACCACCGCCCTGAAACTCGGCTACATCGCCGTCGACGGCGAAAACGTCGTCCATGTCAGCCGCCGCCTGCTGGACGCCTCCGCCGCCCTTGTCCGCGAAGGCGTGCCCCTGTCCGCGGTCCTCGCCGCCGGCCAGGACGTACGCGCCCACGTCGACGCACTCGCCGAACTGTTCACGCAAGTCATCAAGGTCCACGTCCTAGGACCCCTGGACGCCCTGCCGCCGGGCGAGGCGCACCGGATCTCCGGGTCGCTGCAGCGCCTGCGCCCGCTGGCGAAGAACATCGTGGACGCCGAGATGTCGCTGGCGATGGACCGCCGGGTACGCGCCGAGATCGACGCCTGGATGCGGTCACGGGCCGAGCCGGCCCCGCCGGACGGGCAATGA
- a CDS encoding DUF2630 family protein, which translates to MQEPNDAGAEHAILGRISKMVADEKILRELLSDGGIDGETEKERLAALERELDQCWDLLRQRRALTDAGEDPGAARVRPASTVENYRS; encoded by the coding sequence GTGCAAGAGCCCAACGACGCCGGCGCCGAACACGCCATCCTCGGCCGGATCAGCAAGATGGTCGCCGACGAGAAGATCCTGCGTGAGCTGCTCTCCGACGGTGGCATCGACGGGGAGACGGAGAAGGAGCGCCTGGCCGCCCTGGAACGCGAACTCGACCAGTGCTGGGACCTGCTGCGGCAGCGTCGCGCCCTGACCGACGCGGGCGAGGACCCGGGCGCCGCGCGCGTACGCCCCGCCTCGACCGTGGAGAACTACCGGTCGTGA
- a CDS encoding GNAT family N-acetyltransferase, translating to MSAGEKPQVTITDAPAEHRYEATVGDKLAGYAAYLRAPQLIAFIHTEVEDAYEGQGVGSALARGALDEARAQGLRVVAICPFFEGWIERHPEYQDLLYEAASQVTD from the coding sequence GTGAGCGCCGGGGAGAAGCCGCAGGTCACCATTACCGACGCCCCGGCTGAACACCGGTACGAGGCCACGGTCGGCGACAAGCTCGCCGGGTACGCCGCCTATCTGCGCGCCCCGCAGCTGATCGCCTTCATCCACACCGAGGTCGAGGACGCCTACGAGGGTCAGGGCGTCGGCTCCGCGCTGGCCCGCGGCGCCCTGGACGAGGCCCGCGCCCAGGGACTGCGGGTGGTCGCGATCTGCCCGTTCTTCGAAGGCTGGATCGAGCGCCACCCCGAGTACCAGGACCTGCTCTACGAAGCCGCCAGCCAGGTCACCGACTAG